From the Oleiphilus messinensis genome, one window contains:
- a CDS encoding DUF3299 domain-containing protein: MPQYAKFTHIITAMGALKTSLIAGLFFISIMPLSVWSAEAKTISWEDLIPENAPQLAAPPSITHDSPVTVPPAQSEQIDVRPELNGKAIKLPGFIVPLEGDENRVTEFLLVPYFGACIHVPPPPANQIVHVKYPKGVPGELLYSPVWIEGPLSTSTVATELATSGYSMAAVEVTEYTE; this comes from the coding sequence ATGCCGCAATATGCAAAATTTACTCATATTATTACTGCAATGGGCGCACTCAAAACAAGCCTGATTGCAGGCCTGTTTTTCATCTCGATTATGCCGCTCTCCGTCTGGTCAGCGGAGGCCAAGACCATCTCCTGGGAAGATTTGATTCCTGAAAATGCCCCACAACTCGCCGCGCCCCCCAGCATCACCCATGATAGCCCTGTGACAGTTCCGCCAGCTCAATCAGAGCAGATCGATGTCCGCCCGGAACTAAATGGCAAAGCGATCAAACTTCCCGGTTTTATTGTTCCTTTGGAGGGCGATGAAAATCGGGTGACGGAATTCTTGCTGGTCCCCTATTTTGGGGCCTGCATCCATGTTCCACCGCCGCCGGCCAATCAAATCGTACACGTAAAATATCCGAAAGGTGTTCCCGGTGAACTACTCTACAGCCCGGTTTGGATCGAAGGCCCGCTGTCGACCAGCACGGTTGCCACCGAGCTGGCAACATCGGGGTACAGCATGGCTGCTGTCGAGGTCACCGAATATACGGAATAG
- a CDS encoding substrate-binding periplasmic protein: MEWLSVNGLRMRLSELVARGIQISLLCLLLCAATHAKQRYTIGVENVDYQPFYTTEAGVFSGFVKDIFSLFAQHSEFEFEFVPLPIKRLHDAYLNGELDLLYPDNPDWIPDLKDKKAIHYSDPLVKVVDGVMVKPERKYQGIEKLKQLGTMSGYTLPAYSDQIETGQIELVEVKEMLSLLQMVSFGRIDAAYVTINPAMFALKHQADWPGSLTFDPSLPYDLAEHRMSTFKYNDLLLKFNSFLREHAEQIEALKKHYGIMDIGG; this comes from the coding sequence ATGGAATGGTTAAGTGTAAATGGGCTGAGAATGCGCTTGTCAGAACTTGTGGCGCGGGGTATTCAGATCAGTCTGCTATGCTTGCTCCTTTGCGCTGCAACGCATGCAAAACAACGCTATACAATCGGGGTTGAGAATGTAGATTATCAACCCTTTTACACGACAGAAGCGGGCGTGTTTTCCGGGTTTGTTAAAGACATTTTCAGTTTGTTTGCGCAGCATTCGGAGTTTGAGTTCGAGTTTGTTCCGCTACCCATCAAGCGTTTGCACGATGCGTATCTGAACGGTGAGCTGGACTTGTTGTATCCGGATAATCCTGACTGGATACCCGATTTGAAAGACAAAAAAGCGATTCACTACAGTGACCCGTTAGTGAAAGTGGTTGATGGCGTGATGGTCAAGCCGGAGCGCAAATACCAAGGCATCGAAAAATTAAAACAACTGGGCACGATGAGTGGTTACACTTTGCCAGCCTACAGTGACCAGATTGAAACAGGTCAAATCGAACTCGTTGAAGTTAAGGAAATGCTGAGCCTGTTGCAAATGGTTTCCTTTGGACGTATTGATGCCGCCTATGTAACGATTAACCCGGCAATGTTTGCCCTGAAACATCAGGCAGATTGGCCAGGAAGCCTCACTTTTGATCCCTCGTTGCCTTATGATCTTGCTGAACATCGCATGTCCACGTTCAAATACAATGATCTTCTGCTGAAATTCAACAGCTTTCTTCGAGAGCATGCGGAGCAGATCGAAGCCCTTAAAAAGCACTACGGCATTATGGATATTGGTGGCTAG
- the sctR gene encoding type III secretion system export apparatus subunit SctR, translating into MELSSLTPGAVIAMVVGLSMAPFVAVMVTSFTKIVVVLSLLRNALGLQQVPPNVVINGLAIILSIYVMYPVMLETNRLVTDSPIYRSDEGMTLDSMVSLAQESKEPLKSFLIKHSSDTERAFFLSTARYLLPDNRKGEVSENDFIVIIPAFTVSELTAAFQIGFLIFLPFLVIDLLVSNLLLALGMMMMPPSMISLPFKLLLFVAVSGWTQLVHGLVATYV; encoded by the coding sequence ATGGAATTAAGTAGCCTGACCCCGGGTGCCGTCATCGCCATGGTGGTTGGTTTATCTATGGCCCCTTTTGTAGCAGTGATGGTCACCTCATTCACAAAAATTGTCGTGGTTTTAAGTTTGCTCAGAAACGCTTTGGGACTGCAACAGGTCCCCCCGAATGTTGTTATTAACGGTCTGGCAATCATTCTGTCGATTTACGTCATGTATCCGGTCATGCTTGAAACCAATCGTTTGGTGACAGACAGCCCAATTTACCGGAGCGACGAGGGTATGACGCTCGATTCCATGGTCAGTCTGGCGCAGGAAAGTAAAGAACCGCTAAAAAGCTTCCTCATAAAACACTCAAGCGACACAGAACGCGCGTTTTTTCTAAGCACAGCTCGCTATTTGTTGCCTGATAACCGCAAAGGGGAAGTCTCGGAAAATGACTTTATTGTGATTATTCCAGCGTTCACAGTAAGTGAATTGACAGCCGCATTTCAGATTGGGTTTCTGATTTTCCTGCCATTTTTGGTGATCGATCTATTGGTTTCCAATCTTTTGCTGGCCTTGGGTATGATGATGATGCCGCCGTCAATGATATCACTGCCTTTCAAACTGCTCTTGTTTGTTGCGGTATCCGGGTGGACCCAACTCGTACACGGCTTGGTTGCAACTTATGTGTAA
- a CDS encoding aminotransferase-like domain-containing protein, translated as MKDLPLYEQIADQMHEQIRNGVYRSGDKLPSVRSHGKTLNVSISTMLTAYGLLEDRGLVEVKPKSGYFVKAHRTQTLPEPKFVTETVSPTQVTSLQRVMEVLKASADPGNISFGAAVPAADFPALTHLKSLFAQKARQGTFMGVGYDSVHGNQPLRREVAKKAVEGGVYIAPEEVVLTSGCQGGIALCLRTLTQPGDIIAIESPCYYGMLQLVEALQLKAIEIPSDASTGMSVEALKLALEQWPIKAIVCIPNYNNPVGALMPDDHKQALLELANYYDLPVIEDDIYGDLGYQSRRPRTVKSYDTQGRVLLCSSVSKTLDPQLGIGWILPGRYLQQLQYERFINSVFSLRLQQQAVAEMLAHGGYDRHLRTASEAYKQRRDHLLDLVARHFPKGTRISTPLGGFVTWIQLPLHIDATRLYLSALAKGIVIAPGELFSTNPSKFRHSFRVSYAEPWTPEREKAIATLAHLVAQEQ; from the coding sequence ATGAAAGATCTGCCACTATATGAGCAAATTGCCGATCAAATGCATGAACAGATTCGAAACGGGGTATACCGCTCTGGAGATAAATTACCCTCTGTGCGGAGCCATGGGAAAACCTTAAATGTGAGTATATCGACCATGCTCACCGCCTATGGTCTGCTGGAAGATCGAGGGCTGGTTGAGGTCAAACCCAAGTCTGGCTATTTTGTCAAAGCACACCGGACTCAAACTTTACCGGAACCCAAATTTGTTACAGAAACGGTAAGCCCGACTCAGGTTACATCACTGCAACGGGTGATGGAGGTACTCAAAGCATCTGCAGACCCGGGCAATATCAGCTTTGGTGCTGCGGTCCCCGCCGCCGATTTCCCCGCACTCACTCACCTCAAATCCCTGTTTGCCCAGAAAGCCCGACAGGGAACCTTCATGGGGGTGGGCTATGATTCTGTACACGGCAATCAGCCATTACGACGGGAGGTTGCCAAAAAAGCAGTGGAGGGAGGGGTTTATATCGCGCCGGAAGAAGTGGTGTTAACCTCTGGATGCCAGGGCGGCATCGCCCTGTGTTTGCGGACACTGACCCAACCGGGCGATATTATTGCGATCGAATCCCCTTGTTACTACGGGATGCTGCAACTCGTTGAAGCACTGCAACTTAAAGCCATTGAAATTCCCTCGGATGCCAGTACCGGGATGAGCGTGGAAGCCCTTAAACTCGCACTCGAACAATGGCCGATTAAAGCAATTGTATGTATTCCCAACTATAACAATCCAGTTGGCGCTTTGATGCCGGATGACCATAAGCAAGCTCTGCTGGAGCTGGCCAATTATTATGATCTTCCGGTCATCGAAGATGATATCTATGGCGATCTGGGCTACCAGTCACGACGACCCAGAACCGTTAAATCCTATGATACACAAGGACGGGTTTTACTTTGTTCTTCCGTCTCCAAAACCCTTGACCCACAGTTGGGGATTGGCTGGATACTGCCAGGACGCTATCTACAACAACTCCAGTATGAACGCTTCATCAATAGTGTGTTCAGCTTACGCCTGCAGCAACAGGCGGTAGCAGAAATGCTGGCACACGGCGGCTATGACCGACACCTGCGCACCGCCAGTGAAGCATACAAGCAACGACGGGATCATCTACTTGATTTGGTCGCCCGGCACTTTCCAAAAGGAACTCGGATTTCAACGCCACTGGGGGGATTTGTAACCTGGATTCAGCTACCGCTTCATATCGATGCAACACGGTTATATTTGAGCGCACTGGCCAAAGGCATCGTTATTGCTCCGGGTGAGCTGTTTTCAACCAACCCAAGCAAGTTCAGACATTCATTTCGCGTCAGCTATGCAGAACCCTGGACGCCAGAGCGGGAAAAAGCAATCGCCACACTGGCTCACCTCGTAGCACAAGAGCAGTGA
- a CDS encoding FliM/FliN family flagellar motor switch protein: protein MANKQIPADRIDPEVKRSYRAAQFVEVRPSPARTGDTEWLKPVSTILKSISAETALTARNIHKTARFATSKTGCNDQVDQTEHQEWLFVAQPDPLDTKDHGWIKLESADFHCYVSIDHFSWEQVCPRMSWWEYQEDAWPLAWSLEYETWLTAFEQLTHTAWRATRVVQPQNELKDSQILYLAWRCSNEPDKANHRQAEYEQIQASKTAAEIDGHAGHSSEGIEHMAELEDAFRIKDPVPLTNGKTTPPENTTELESASLTPHKSSKAKIATGCIALPIQNGCENFIQKIDWSITAYNNDIALRFRNTTFNCPFSMQPVEDFSAEELEAFQPGDIMLLGNLSACANSMTLVTPLPDLKWHAQYRNSKLTIMKSKTVQSGRSRIQSFRVKGVSRFGKQNHKLHGKPQGDQHGKKQDGNTMNTETTERQSKETSNNILKQMPVNLSFQLGELTLTLEQLQDIQPGYVFELAERLDQTRAIVVANGKAIGEGELIAVGETLGIRLTEFNGHGIK from the coding sequence ATGGCTAACAAACAAATCCCGGCAGACAGGATCGATCCCGAAGTGAAGCGATCTTATCGGGCTGCACAATTCGTCGAAGTCCGTCCCTCACCAGCACGAACAGGGGATACCGAATGGCTCAAACCCGTAAGCACCATATTGAAATCGATATCAGCTGAAACCGCACTGACAGCTCGGAATATCCATAAAACGGCACGGTTTGCGACCAGCAAAACCGGATGTAACGATCAGGTGGATCAAACTGAACATCAGGAGTGGCTGTTTGTGGCCCAACCTGACCCGCTGGATACAAAGGATCATGGCTGGATCAAGCTTGAGAGTGCTGACTTCCACTGCTACGTCAGCATTGACCATTTTTCCTGGGAACAGGTTTGCCCAAGAATGTCCTGGTGGGAATACCAGGAAGATGCCTGGCCCCTGGCCTGGTCATTGGAATATGAAACCTGGTTGACCGCATTCGAACAGCTGACACATACCGCCTGGCGCGCTACCCGCGTCGTTCAGCCCCAAAACGAATTGAAAGATAGCCAAATACTGTATCTGGCTTGGCGCTGTAGCAACGAGCCGGATAAGGCCAACCATAGGCAAGCGGAATACGAGCAAATTCAAGCCAGTAAAACCGCAGCAGAAATTGATGGTCACGCAGGGCACAGCAGCGAAGGCATAGAGCATATGGCGGAACTCGAAGATGCATTCAGGATTAAAGATCCCGTGCCGCTGACCAATGGAAAGACAACCCCCCCTGAGAACACGACTGAATTGGAAAGTGCCTCATTAACTCCGCACAAATCGTCGAAGGCCAAAATCGCCACAGGCTGTATTGCCTTGCCAATTCAGAATGGATGCGAAAATTTTATTCAGAAGATCGACTGGTCAATCACAGCGTATAACAACGACATCGCATTACGATTTCGGAACACCACGTTCAACTGCCCCTTCTCCATGCAACCTGTTGAAGACTTCAGTGCAGAAGAATTAGAAGCGTTTCAGCCAGGGGACATCATGCTGCTGGGTAACCTCTCCGCATGCGCAAACAGCATGACACTGGTCACCCCTCTTCCTGATTTGAAGTGGCACGCTCAGTACCGAAACTCAAAATTAACAATCATGAAGAGTAAAACGGTGCAATCAGGGCGATCCAGAATACAGTCGTTTCGGGTAAAAGGAGTCTCACGCTTTGGTAAGCAAAATCACAAACTGCACGGAAAACCGCAAGGTGACCAACATGGTAAAAAACAGGACGGTAACACAATGAATACTGAAACGACTGAACGCCAAAGTAAAGAAACGAGCAATAATATTCTCAAACAAATGCCGGTCAATCTGAGCTTTCAACTTGGGGAACTAACGCTCACACTCGAACAACTCCAGGACATACAACCGGGTTATGTATTTGAACTCGCTGAGCGGCTGGATCAAACACGGGCCATTGTCGTTGCCAATGGTAAAGCAATTGGGGAAGGGGAATTGATCGCAGTTGGCGAAACCCTGGGTATCCGCCTCACAGAGTTCAACGGCCATGGAATTAAGTAG
- the sctU gene encoding type III secretion system export apparatus subunit SctU: MGQKKESDQTEQPTAKRLRDARKEGQVYRSQDLSKTLSLLYWVLLFSFLPGYFLEHLNTLFEAVFLGIQNPNQHTLSKVLIVASQELAWMLFPFILLGMLMAIIIEYLQVGPVMAFKKLLPNLQILNPTEGITRLFSQENLLEVFKSFVKASALTLIVILIVLSLLDQVLKLPYGPLNATFSIYWQAVSWSCAGVLFVFFFISVLDLIYQRHTYIKGLMMSRRDIKQEYKESEGDPMVKSKRKQLHQEWSQQNTLASVRKANVIVTNPTHIAVALYYDQDETELPVVVAKGEDYMAQQIREEAERCNIPIMRNIELARGLYRDIEVDNFITPEFFQAVAEILRWADSIHNEDRSES; encoded by the coding sequence ATGGGTCAGAAAAAGGAATCCGATCAAACCGAACAACCCACCGCAAAACGGCTACGGGATGCACGTAAAGAAGGCCAGGTGTACCGCAGCCAGGACCTGAGCAAAACCCTTTCGTTGCTCTACTGGGTGTTACTCTTTTCGTTTTTACCCGGTTACTTCCTCGAGCATCTCAATACCCTGTTCGAGGCCGTTTTCCTGGGTATACAAAACCCCAACCAGCACACATTGAGCAAAGTTCTGATTGTCGCCAGTCAAGAGCTCGCCTGGATGCTTTTTCCTTTTATTCTGCTTGGCATGTTAATGGCGATCATTATCGAATATCTTCAGGTTGGACCGGTTATGGCCTTCAAGAAACTTCTGCCAAATTTACAGATACTGAATCCCACCGAAGGCATTACCCGGCTGTTTTCCCAGGAAAATTTACTGGAGGTTTTCAAATCGTTTGTAAAAGCCAGCGCGCTAACCCTGATTGTCATTCTGATTGTTCTGAGTTTGCTCGACCAGGTTCTGAAATTGCCCTATGGACCCTTAAACGCAACATTCAGTATTTATTGGCAGGCGGTTTCCTGGTCATGTGCAGGTGTATTGTTTGTGTTCTTTTTCATTTCCGTTCTGGACCTGATTTACCAACGCCACACCTATATCAAAGGCTTGATGATGAGCCGTCGGGATATCAAACAGGAATACAAGGAAAGCGAAGGTGACCCAATGGTCAAGAGCAAACGAAAGCAGCTGCATCAAGAATGGTCGCAACAAAATACGCTGGCCTCTGTGCGCAAGGCGAATGTTATTGTAACCAATCCAACTCACATAGCAGTCGCACTTTACTACGATCAGGATGAAACTGAACTCCCTGTGGTCGTTGCCAAAGGTGAGGACTACATGGCCCAACAAATCAGGGAAGAAGCCGAGCGCTGTAATATCCCCATTATGCGCAATATCGAGTTGGCGCGGGGGCTATATCGGGATATTGAAGTCGATAATTTTATCACTCCCGAGTTTTTTCAGGCCGTTGCAGAGATCCTTCGCTGGGCAGACAGCATTCACAACGAAGATAGATCAGAGTCCTGA
- a CDS encoding ABC transporter ATP-binding protein, translating into MIIELENVHFHWPKAPENTIQIDHFAMQEGESVFLKGPSGSGKSTLLSLITGVNSPQKGQIKLLNRNIAALSASKRDQFRADHIGYIFQMFNLLPYLNVLENVSLACQFSSRRRAKALANSKSLPEEARRLLAHLKIPDSLHGRPVTELSTGQQQRVAVARALIGQPELIIADEPTSALDADSRSAFIDLLFAECQQEQGTLLFVSHDQGLSTHFDRHVELSEINQVAKPAHSEGGFH; encoded by the coding sequence ATGATCATTGAATTAGAAAACGTTCATTTTCACTGGCCCAAAGCGCCGGAGAACACGATCCAGATTGACCATTTTGCCATGCAGGAAGGCGAATCTGTATTCCTCAAGGGCCCGAGCGGTTCCGGAAAATCAACGCTGCTGAGCCTGATAACCGGGGTCAATTCGCCTCAAAAAGGACAAATCAAACTACTCAATCGCAATATTGCCGCATTAAGCGCCAGTAAGCGCGATCAGTTTCGTGCCGATCATATTGGCTATATCTTTCAAATGTTCAATCTGCTGCCTTACTTGAACGTGTTGGAAAATGTATCTCTGGCCTGCCAATTTTCCAGTCGACGCCGAGCCAAAGCGCTGGCGAACTCCAAAAGCCTTCCGGAGGAAGCCCGTCGTTTGCTGGCCCATTTGAAAATACCTGACTCACTACACGGACGCCCAGTCACTGAACTCAGTACCGGACAACAACAACGGGTCGCCGTAGCACGGGCTTTGATCGGACAACCGGAACTCATTATCGCTGACGAGCCAACCTCTGCACTGGATGCCGACAGCCGTTCAGCGTTTATCGATTTACTCTTTGCTGAATGCCAACAAGAACAGGGCACATTGCTATTTGTCAGCCATGATCAAGGGCTCAGCACCCATTTTGACCGACATGTGGAACTTTCCGAAATCAATCAGGTGGCAAAGCCCGCTCACTCAGAGGGAGGTTTTCACTGA
- a CDS encoding DUF1127 domain-containing protein — protein MNTQSLKQQSTGQTRNLLSAGFWSKLILRAVRQIRIHREIARQRRELAQLSDAQLKDIGISRVDALQEAERSFWDVSDAARKQNRL, from the coding sequence ATGAATACACAGAGTTTAAAACAGCAATCAACCGGCCAGACTCGTAATCTTTTAAGCGCCGGATTCTGGAGCAAGCTGATTCTGCGTGCAGTTCGTCAAATTCGAATTCATCGGGAAATTGCCCGCCAGAGACGGGAACTCGCTCAATTGAGTGATGCGCAATTAAAAGATATCGGCATCAGCCGGGTAGATGCATTGCAGGAAGCAGAACGTTCTTTCTGGGATGTTTCGGACGCGGCGAGAAAGCAAAACCGGTTGTAA
- the sctS gene encoding type III secretion system export apparatus subunit SctS: MNVDIIRFTQEALWLMLILTAPPVLAAAFTGLIISFLQAITQIQEQTIPFAVKLAVVAIVLLLMAGVIGENLYQYTNRIFAHFPNLTQ, translated from the coding sequence ATGAACGTTGATATTATCCGATTTACCCAGGAGGCACTCTGGTTGATGCTGATTTTGACCGCCCCACCCGTGCTCGCCGCCGCATTTACCGGCCTGATCATCTCGTTTCTTCAGGCCATTACACAGATTCAGGAACAAACCATTCCATTTGCCGTCAAGCTGGCGGTCGTAGCGATTGTTTTACTGTTAATGGCCGGTGTGATTGGCGAAAATCTTTACCAATACACCAATCGTATTTTTGCCCACTTTCCCAACCTGACGCAATAA
- the sctT gene encoding type III secretion system export apparatus subunit SctT: MTDITTWLLALSVTLPRIAASFIVLPLLSQDAVPALVRNSIFVGLALVVSPLTIETINLAAVKPLDWPFILIKEIFIGITIGFFFASIFWAISIAGGIIDTQMGNNMSQTMDPLQGSNTTLTGLWFSRFASVLFLTSGGFLIFLGVLLKSYRIWPPHSFLPNLTADSGAFFIYEFEYIMVQAMLFAAPVITVLALVDLSMGLINRFAQQLNVLALSSSLKTWLGTWVALLCLGLMVELVVRKLFENEHILARLQIIFS, from the coding sequence ATGACGGATATCACGACCTGGTTACTCGCGCTTTCAGTAACCCTACCGAGAATCGCAGCCAGCTTTATTGTGCTGCCTCTGCTCAGTCAGGATGCAGTACCGGCATTAGTGCGAAATAGCATTTTTGTGGGCCTGGCGCTGGTGGTCAGCCCGCTGACGATAGAAACAATCAACCTGGCAGCAGTAAAACCGTTGGACTGGCCGTTTATCCTGATTAAAGAAATATTCATCGGCATAACCATCGGCTTTTTCTTTGCTTCAATTTTCTGGGCGATCAGTATCGCTGGCGGCATAATTGATACGCAAATGGGAAATAACATGTCCCAAACCATGGATCCGTTGCAGGGCAGCAATACTACCCTGACCGGGCTCTGGTTTTCCCGCTTCGCATCTGTGCTGTTTTTAACCAGCGGTGGCTTTTTGATTTTCCTGGGTGTGCTGCTGAAGAGCTATCGAATCTGGCCTCCCCACAGCTTCTTGCCCAACCTTACGGCAGACAGCGGTGCTTTTTTCATTTATGAGTTTGAATACATCATGGTGCAGGCGATGTTATTTGCAGCTCCGGTCATTACCGTTCTGGCGCTGGTTGATCTCTCTATGGGGTTGATTAATCGTTTTGCCCAGCAACTCAATGTACTCGCACTTTCATCGTCACTGAAAACGTGGCTGGGAACATGGGTAGCACTTTTGTGTCTTGGCCTCATGGTTGAGCTGGTGGTTCGAAAACTGTTTGAAAATGAACATATTCTGGCGCGACTACAAATCATATTTTCATGA
- a CDS encoding ABC transporter permease has product MSILMLAGKSLGNRKATVILTVSAIAVSVALLLAVERTRTQAKAHFANTISGTDMIVGARTGPVQLLLYSVFHIGNATNNISWESYQEIATHRAVKWSVPLSLGDSHKGFRVLGTETSFFDYYHYGQNQALQYRDGHPFNAVFDAVIGAEVAAKLGYEIGDKIILAHGAASTSFAQHSDYPFTITGILKPTSTPVDRTVLVSLAGIEAIHQSNAAKQAGEPLDPEVITAALVGLKSKIQLFQLQRFINEYSEEPLLGIAPGVTLYELWNLMGVAEQALITITWFVVATGLIGMLAMIIASLNERRREMAILRAIGARPIHIFLLLVCESGLLALLGAVLGVILLYLSLFLAQPYLLDQFGLMIHISPLTLHEWQLLAAVITAGLLVGIIPSIRAFRMSLADGMTIRI; this is encoded by the coding sequence ATGTCCATACTGATGCTCGCGGGAAAAAGTCTGGGAAACCGAAAAGCCACAGTAATACTCACAGTGTCTGCTATCGCGGTGAGCGTGGCTCTGCTCCTTGCAGTTGAACGAACCCGAACCCAGGCAAAAGCCCATTTTGCCAATACCATCTCCGGGACCGATATGATTGTGGGTGCCCGGACAGGACCGGTACAACTCTTGTTGTATTCCGTTTTCCATATCGGCAATGCGACGAACAATATTTCCTGGGAAAGCTATCAGGAAATTGCCACTCATCGGGCTGTTAAATGGTCTGTCCCCTTATCATTGGGGGATTCTCACAAAGGATTCCGGGTACTGGGTACCGAGACTTCGTTTTTTGACTACTACCATTATGGCCAAAACCAAGCACTGCAATACCGGGATGGCCACCCCTTCAATGCTGTTTTTGATGCCGTAATCGGGGCAGAAGTCGCCGCAAAATTAGGCTATGAAATCGGTGATAAAATCATTTTGGCCCACGGAGCCGCCAGTACCTCTTTTGCTCAACACAGCGATTATCCCTTTACAATTACCGGTATTTTAAAACCGACGTCAACACCGGTGGACCGAACCGTTCTGGTCAGTTTGGCAGGAATTGAGGCAATCCATCAAAGCAACGCGGCCAAGCAGGCAGGTGAACCCCTTGATCCTGAAGTCATTACGGCGGCTTTAGTCGGCTTGAAATCCAAGATCCAACTGTTTCAGCTACAACGCTTTATCAATGAGTATTCTGAGGAGCCCTTACTGGGCATTGCACCGGGCGTCACACTCTACGAACTTTGGAATTTAATGGGCGTCGCGGAACAAGCGCTCATTACGATAACCTGGTTTGTGGTTGCAACGGGCTTGATCGGTATGCTGGCAATGATTATTGCGAGCCTCAACGAGCGACGGCGGGAGATGGCCATACTCAGAGCCATCGGAGCGCGTCCCATACATATCTTTTTGTTGCTCGTGTGCGAATCCGGCTTGCTGGCCTTGCTCGGCGCCGTGTTAGGTGTAATTTTGTTGTACCTGTCTCTGTTTTTAGCACAACCCTATTTGCTGGACCAGTTCGGATTGATGATTCACATCAGCCCGTTAACCCTTCATGAATGGCAGTTGCTTGCTGCTGTAATTACTGCCGGTCTGCTGGTCGGGATTATTCCGTCTATCAGGGCGTTCCGTATGTCATTGGCAGATGGCATGACGATTCGAATATAG
- a CDS encoding DUF2796 domain-containing protein, which translates to MSRFKTVPAGLLAGSLCLFSSAYSLGNETTHRQHGAHVHGTATLNIAQEGQRLDLIFESPAANLLGFEHAPENKQQKEALAEAVTQLKQGATLFTPNPEAECTLKSADLDSSLIHHNEHAEEHDDHDEEHDEHVAGGHHEEHGHHEEHGHDEAHESHSEMLATYQFHCASPEKLKTISVNLFKSFSGTEKITGQLITAQQQRALELDAHGPIITFK; encoded by the coding sequence ATGTCCCGTTTCAAAACAGTACCAGCCGGGTTGCTGGCCGGTTCGCTATGCCTGTTTTCCAGTGCCTACAGTCTTGGCAATGAAACAACACACCGCCAACATGGTGCCCATGTCCATGGCACCGCAACACTGAATATCGCTCAGGAAGGACAACGTCTGGATCTTATTTTTGAATCCCCAGCGGCAAACTTACTGGGCTTTGAGCATGCACCGGAAAACAAGCAGCAAAAGGAAGCACTCGCAGAGGCCGTAACGCAGCTCAAGCAGGGTGCCACCCTGTTTACGCCCAACCCCGAAGCAGAGTGCACACTCAAATCAGCAGATCTCGACAGTAGCTTGATCCATCATAACGAACACGCAGAAGAACATGACGATCACGACGAGGAACATGATGAGCACGTAGCTGGCGGGCATCACGAAGAGCATGGACATCACGAAGAGCATGGACATGACGAAGCGCACGAATCACATTCTGAAATGCTTGCCACCTATCAGTTTCACTGCGCTTCTCCCGAGAAATTGAAAACCATTTCTGTAAATCTGTTCAAATCTTTCAGTGGCACAGAAAAAATCACCGGGCAATTGATCACTGCACAACAACAGCGAGCACTTGAACTGGATGCACACGGGCCCATCATCACGTTTAAGTGA